From a single Arachis hypogaea cultivar Tifrunner chromosome 3, arahy.Tifrunner.gnm2.J5K5, whole genome shotgun sequence genomic region:
- the LOC112791057 gene encoding probable LRR receptor-like serine/threonine-protein kinase At5g63710 — protein MFHTKFIRDPLTMLTSWLIFLSVLKLTYAVKEPDIEGEALLDLLKNLNDSNNGIQDWNSYMVSPCFSWSHVTCRNGHVVSLALDSIGFSGTLSPSILKLKYLVTLELQNNKLSGPLPDYIANLTTLQYLNLAGNNFIGSVPASWAQLSTLEHLDLSSNRLTGTIPLQLFSIPVFNFSNTQLYCGSKLEQPCDSKSDRPASKKKPKLAQAVQFASCGAFALVCLGAICTYRYHQMHKQKSDVFVDVSGEDESKISFGQLKRFSWRELQVATKSFSESNVIGQGGFGKVYKGILSDNTKIAVKRLTDYHNPGGEAAFEREVHLISVAVHRNLLRLIGFCTTSTERILVYPFMENLSVAYRLRDLKADEKGLDWGARKRVAFGTAHGLEYLHEQCNPKIIHRDLKAANILLDDEFEAVLGDFGLAKLVDTRMTHVTTQVRGTMGHIAPEYLSTGKSSEKTDVFGYGITLLELVTGQRAVDLSRLEEEEDVLLIDHVKKLLKENRLEDIVDRNLESYDPKEVERILQVALLCTQCYPEDRPIMSEVVKMLQGVGLADRWADWKQVEDARTHQQFSQTTHQFPWSDESTHEQEAIQLSRAR, from the exons ATGTTTCACACAAAATTTATCCGGGATCCTCTGACAATGTTGACAAGTTGGCTCATATTCCTTAGTGTCTTGAAACTCACCTATGCAGTGAAGGAACCTGATATAGAAG GTGAAGCGCTGCTTGATCTTTTGAAGAATCTGAATGATTCCAATAATGGAATACAAGACTGGAACAGTTATATGGTGAGCCCGTGTTTCAGTTGGTCTCATGTCACTTGTAGAAACGGACATGTTGTATCTCT GGCCCTGGATTCAATTGGATTCTCTGGAACACTTTCTCCCTCAATTCTCAAATTGAAATATCTGGTTACCTT GGAATTGCAGAACAACAAACTTTCAGGCCCCTTGCCTGATTATATTGCCAACTTGACAACCCTGCAATATCTGAATCTTGCTGGCAATAACTTCATAGGCTCTGTACCAGCTTCATGGGCTCAACTTTCCACTCTCGAACATTT GGATCTTTCATCAAATCGTCTCACTGGAACTATCCCATTGCAACTCTTTTCAATTCCAGTGTTCAA TTTTTCAAATACACAGCTTTATTGTGGTTCTAAGTTGGAGCAGCCATGTGATTCTAAATCCGACCGTCCAG CTTCAAAGAAGAAACCAAAACTTGCACAGGCAGTACAGTTTGCAAGTTGTGGTGCATTTGCACTTGTGTGTCTTGGGGCAATCTGCACATACAGATACCATCAAATGCACAAACAAAAAAGTGATGTCTTTGTTGATGTGTCAG GTGAGGATGAAAGCAAGATATCTTTTGGACAACTGAAAAGATTTTCATGGCGAGAACTCCAAGTTGCTACAAAAAGCTTCAGTGAAAGCAATGTAATAGGGCAGGGAGGATTTGGAAAAGTGTACAAAGGTATACTGTCGGATAATACCAAAATCGCCGTGAAACGCCTCACTGATTATCATAATCCCGGCGGAGAGGCCGCATTCGAGAGAGAAGTTCATCTTATCAGTGTTGCAGTTCATAGAAACCTCCTCAGACTAATTGGATTCTGTACAACCTCAACTGAGAGAATCCTAGTATACCCTTTCATGGAGAATCTAAGTGTAGCATATAGACTAAGAG ATTTGAAAGCAGATGAGAAAGGTTTGGATTGGGGTGCAAGAAAGCGAGTGGCTTTTGGTACAGCACATGGTTTGGAGTATCTGCACGAACAATGCAACCCCAAGATAATACATCGCGATCTGAAGGCAGCAAACATCCTACTAGATGATGAGTTTGAAGCAGTACTTGGGGATTTCGGGCTAGCCAAGCTTGTTGACACAAGAATGACCCATGTTACCACTCAAGTCCGCGGCACAATGGGTCATATAGCCCCTGAATACTTGTCCACTGGAAAATCATCCGAAAAGACTGATGTCTTTGGATATGGCATCACACTTCTTGAACTGGTCACCGGCCAGCGCGCAGTAGACCTCTCTAGGCTTGAAGAAGAGGAGGATGTTCTTCTAATTGATCAT GTTAAGAAGCTTCTGAAGGAGAACAGGTTGGAGGACATAGTGGATAGAAACTTGGAGAGTTATGATCCGAAAGAAGTGGAGAGAATTCTTCAGGTTGCATTGTTGTGCACACAATGCTACCCTGAGGATCGACCAATCATGTCTGAGGTTGTGAAAATGCTTCAGGGAGTGGGGTTAGCTGATAGATGGGCAGATTGGAAGCAAGTTGAAGATGCAAGGACTCATCAACAATTCTCACAAACCACTCATCAATTTCCTTGGAGTGATGAATCCACCCATGAACAAGAGGCCATTCAGCTTTCCAGGGCAAGATAA